Proteins from a single region of Bacteroidota bacterium:
- a CDS encoding carboxypeptidase-like regulatory domain-containing protein: protein MQSLKIYALLVITFLSCRVYGQELHGVVRSKTEPLEEAYIYWKGFVLTNTKSDSVGHFTIATIPEQDTLFVTMVGFEPAEIVIAKGQTHVDVVLSPSTVLNTVNIGDVKGAKTLNKKDIRSITRFSDREFAKAACCNLSESFETISAVDVTTSDAVTGIRQIQMMGFSGIYIQTQVDNMPFASGLIASSGLTYIPGIFVKGMQLAKGVGSVTNGYEGMTGSLNIELRKPTHKERLIINGYFNPFNLRPEGNVVYSQQISNNWATTAMLHGSGTYAKSDINKDGFQDFPLQKKLNFSNSWMFMKKNWEGNIGIKYFNYDQNLGVNDFIKTGNIDWTSASKNERFEAEAMLGHIFEDKHHPKDEHANAHANNSMGFRANVHSQKLENHFGERNYKGDEKAMNLKWVFQGLAGNSFHQYMIGATFYGNQTGEKFKDSFYDLNLNRKELVSGVFFEWTESSIKNLVLVGGIRYDYHNFFGSIFTPRLHGKWTINKRNEVRFGAGRGQRTSNPFADYQGIFSSGRRVILPFNASNGFYGLQQEVSWNSGFSYTKAFKLFFRPATLMLDYYFTWFDEQLQVDRDYEASQIRFYNIAALGLKSYSHSASVELDFSPAKRFDVRMAYRFIDSRSGYLDGTTRFNPLISPHRAFVNIAYETRKGWSYDATVNWQSQKRLPQGNNLPNELSDMPSYSPSYTSVMAQITKKFSKQFEAYIGAENMLNIVQKDLIRLASNPESPYFDPTLVWGPSMGITCYLGFRYYVW from the coding sequence ATGCAATCACTAAAGATATATGCCCTCTTAGTCATCACGTTCCTTTCGTGCAGAGTCTATGGACAAGAGCTACACGGAGTTGTCAGAAGCAAAACGGAACCACTTGAAGAAGCCTATATCTATTGGAAAGGCTTTGTATTAACCAATACCAAGTCGGATTCGGTAGGTCATTTCACTATAGCAACTATACCCGAACAGGACACTCTATTTGTTACAATGGTGGGATTTGAACCGGCAGAAATAGTGATAGCAAAAGGGCAAACGCATGTAGATGTTGTATTATCACCTTCCACGGTGCTCAATACCGTCAATATTGGCGATGTAAAAGGTGCTAAAACACTTAACAAAAAAGATATCCGAAGTATAACTCGTTTTTCTGATAGAGAGTTTGCCAAAGCGGCTTGTTGTAACCTTTCAGAAAGTTTCGAAACCATTTCGGCAGTAGATGTTACAACATCCGATGCAGTAACGGGAATACGTCAGATTCAGATGATGGGATTTTCCGGAATTTATATTCAAACCCAGGTGGACAACATGCCTTTTGCTTCGGGTTTGATTGCCTCAAGCGGTCTGACCTATATTCCGGGGATTTTTGTAAAAGGAATGCAATTAGCCAAGGGAGTTGGGTCTGTTACCAATGGCTATGAAGGAATGACCGGCTCATTAAACATTGAACTTAGAAAACCTACTCACAAAGAGAGGCTAATCATTAACGGATATTTTAATCCTTTCAATCTGCGACCCGAAGGCAATGTGGTTTATTCGCAGCAAATAAGTAACAACTGGGCAACTACTGCCATGCTGCATGGTTCCGGGACTTATGCCAAATCAGATATCAACAAGGACGGATTTCAAGATTTTCCACTTCAAAAAAAACTGAATTTTAGCAATTCATGGATGTTCATGAAGAAAAATTGGGAGGGAAATATTGGTATTAAGTACTTCAATTATGATCAAAATTTGGGCGTAAATGATTTCATAAAAACCGGCAATATAGATTGGACGAGTGCTTCAAAAAATGAGCGTTTCGAGGCTGAAGCTATGCTTGGACATATTTTTGAAGATAAACATCATCCGAAAGATGAACATGCTAACGCACATGCCAATAATTCCATGGGATTCAGAGCCAATGTCCATTCTCAAAAGCTCGAAAATCATTTTGGAGAGCGTAACTATAAAGGAGATGAAAAGGCAATGAACCTGAAATGGGTTTTCCAAGGTTTGGCAGGAAATTCATTTCATCAATATATGATTGGAGCCACATTCTATGGCAACCAAACCGGAGAAAAATTTAAAGACAGCTTTTACGACTTAAATCTGAATAGAAAAGAACTCGTGTCGGGGGTGTTTTTTGAATGGACAGAATCAAGCATTAAAAATCTTGTTTTGGTTGGTGGTATTCGCTATGATTATCACAACTTTTTTGGTTCAATTTTCACTCCGCGCCTACATGGGAAATGGACAATTAACAAGAGAAATGAAGTCAGATTTGGAGCCGGCAGGGGGCAAAGAACATCTAATCCTTTTGCTGATTACCAAGGCATATTCAGTTCCGGAAGAAGAGTGATTTTACCCTTTAATGCGAGTAATGGGTTTTATGGATTGCAGCAAGAAGTTTCTTGGAATTCAGGATTTTCATACACTAAGGCATTTAAATTATTCTTCCGTCCTGCAACACTAATGCTTGACTACTACTTTACATGGTTTGATGAACAATTACAGGTGGACAGAGATTATGAAGCTTCGCAAATTCGATTCTACAATATCGCAGCATTGGGACTAAAATCTTACTCTCACTCTGCCAGTGTAGAGCTTGATTTTTCTCCTGCTAAGAGGTTTGATGTCCGTATGGCTTATCGCTTTATTGATTCGCGCAGCGGATACCTTGATGGAACTACACGTTTCAATCCATTGATTTCTCCACACAGAGCTTTTGTCAACATTGCTTATGAGACCCGTAAAGGATGGTCTTATGATGCAACAGTAAACTGGCAGAGTCAAAAGAGATTACCTCAAGGGAACAACCTACCTAATGAACTGAGCGACATGCCCTCATACAGCCCATCGTACACAAGTGTGATGGCACAAATAACAAAGAAATTCAGTAAACAGTTTGAAGCCTATATCGGTGCTGAGAACATGTTAAATATTGTACAAAAGGACTTGATTCGTTTGGCTTCCAACCCTGAGAGTCCATACTTTGACCCTACTTTGGTTTGGGGACCCTCTATGGGTATTACATGTTATTTAGGTTTCAGATACTATGTTTGGTAA
- a CDS encoding helical backbone metal receptor, which produces MTVFTDQLGCKVEINVPPQRIVSVVPSQTELLYDIGCGERIVGQTIFCIHPESKFKTTCKVGGPKKLNIPKIRSLKPDLIIANKEENIKEEIEELAKDCPVWVSDIAKLEDAYTMIATIGQICQRVSETHALNKRIKAGFEQLNISIRHSCIYMIWRNPYMLVGGGTFINDMLQRAGFENVCANMDRYPSLESESLRKLNPEFVLLSSEPYPFKEKHRAEFEAIFPNAKIIFVDGEMFTWYGSRLQYAAEYFQGLTIRQ; this is translated from the coding sequence ATGACCGTCTTCACAGATCAGTTAGGGTGCAAAGTCGAAATCAATGTGCCGCCTCAGCGGATTGTTTCTGTGGTGCCGTCTCAGACCGAATTGCTTTACGATATTGGCTGTGGAGAAAGGATTGTGGGGCAAACTATTTTCTGTATTCACCCCGAATCAAAATTCAAAACCACCTGCAAAGTCGGAGGACCTAAAAAGCTTAATATACCTAAGATTCGCTCTTTAAAACCTGATTTAATTATTGCCAATAAGGAAGAGAATATCAAAGAAGAAATTGAGGAATTGGCAAAGGATTGTCCGGTGTGGGTGAGCGATATCGCTAAACTTGAAGATGCTTATACAATGATTGCTACTATTGGGCAGATTTGTCAAAGAGTTTCTGAAACCCATGCCTTGAACAAGAGAATCAAAGCAGGGTTTGAACAATTAAATATTTCAATTCGACATAGTTGCATTTATATGATATGGCGTAATCCTTATATGCTTGTTGGGGGAGGCACCTTTATCAATGACATGCTTCAGCGTGCAGGGTTTGAGAATGTTTGTGCCAATATGGACAGATACCCATCTTTAGAAAGTGAATCACTCAGAAAACTAAATCCGGAGTTTGTGTTGCTTTCTTCAGAACCATATCCCTTCAAGGAAAAGCATCGTGCAGAATTTGAAGCCATTTTTCCCAATGCAAAAATTATCTTTGTGGATGGAGAGATGTTTACTTGGTATGGCAGTCGTTTACAATATGCTGCGGAGTATTTTCAGGGGCTGACAATCAGGCAATAA
- the mraZ gene encoding division/cell wall cluster transcriptional repressor MraZ, producing MAKFIGEFDCKIDNKGRIALPSKLRMQIPAGMEQTMVINRGFECCLVLYVMEDWNKESEKLNILNEFNRESRRFIRQYNNGANILSVDNNARILIPKKLLDYAEIKGNVVLSAYGNKIEIWSEKNYKEEMSFDADDFGSTAEKLLGNKPGDIQDANR from the coding sequence ATGGCAAAGTTCATAGGAGAATTTGACTGCAAAATTGACAACAAAGGCAGAATAGCCCTGCCATCCAAGCTGCGTATGCAAATTCCGGCAGGCATGGAACAAACGATGGTCATCAACCGAGGATTTGAATGTTGCCTTGTTCTTTATGTCATGGAAGATTGGAACAAGGAATCCGAAAAGCTGAATATTCTCAACGAATTCAACCGTGAGTCAAGAAGATTTATCAGGCAATATAACAACGGAGCTAACATTTTGTCTGTTGACAACAATGCGCGAATACTCATCCCCAAGAAATTACTTGACTATGCAGAAATAAAAGGGAATGTAGTGCTCTCAGCTTATGGCAACAAAATAGAAATCTGGTCAGAGAAAAATTATAAAGAAGAAATGTCCTTTGACGCAGACGACTTTGGCTCAACCGCAGAAAAATTATTAGGAAATAAACCTGGCGACATCCAAGATGCAAACCGCTAA
- the rsmH gene encoding 16S rRNA (cytosine(1402)-N(4))-methyltransferase RsmH — translation MQTANYHIPVLANESIAALDIKPDGTYVDATFGGGGHSKLILNKLNKGQLIAFDMDSDAAKNIPDDDRLLFVNHNYGYIKQFLDYLNIDKVDGILADLGISSHQIDTPERGFAHRFDGTVDMRMNIDNNLSAKTLLNEYSEQELTRIFYEYGELSNAVRIARAICLARKNKPIETTTDLTELLAEFEKPGKQGQFRSQVFQALRIEVNQELEGLKNLLINGCNKLNKDGRFVVISYHSLEDRLVKNFFKSGNFEGIVEKDFYGASTTPLKPLSSKAVTPNFEETKTNNRSRSAKMRVAIKIT, via the coding sequence ATGCAAACCGCTAACTACCACATACCCGTACTGGCTAATGAATCCATTGCTGCATTGGACATTAAGCCTGACGGCACTTATGTGGACGCGACATTTGGCGGTGGAGGACATTCTAAACTCATTCTTAACAAACTCAATAAAGGACAGCTTATTGCCTTTGACATGGACAGCGATGCAGCCAAAAACATTCCCGATGACGACCGACTCCTCTTTGTTAATCACAACTACGGTTATATCAAACAATTTCTTGACTACCTAAACATAGACAAAGTGGATGGAATATTAGCGGATTTGGGGATTTCATCACATCAGATTGACACACCCGAAAGAGGCTTTGCTCATCGCTTTGACGGCACTGTAGATATGCGCATGAACATAGACAATAACCTGTCTGCAAAAACCCTATTGAATGAATACTCAGAGCAAGAACTTACCCGCATATTTTATGAATACGGTGAACTTTCAAATGCAGTCAGGATAGCACGTGCAATCTGTTTGGCACGCAAGAACAAGCCCATAGAAACCACCACTGATTTGACTGAATTGCTCGCAGAGTTTGAAAAACCCGGCAAACAAGGTCAATTCCGCAGCCAAGTGTTTCAGGCGTTACGAATAGAAGTCAATCAAGAACTCGAAGGGTTGAAAAACTTGCTCATCAACGGATGCAACAAACTCAACAAAGACGGGCGTTTTGTAGTAATCAGCTATCACTCCTTGGAAGACCGCTTAGTAAAAAACTTCTTTAAGTCAGGAAATTTTGAAGGAATTGTAGAAAAGGATTTTTACGGAGCATCAACAACTCCTTTAAAGCCATTGAGCAGCAAAGCGGTTACACCAAATTTTGAAGAAACAAAAACAAACAACAGATCCAGAAGTGCAAAAATGCGTGTAGCAATCAAAATCACATAA
- a CDS encoding FtsL-like putative cell division protein, translating to MSQDKHENMAAENTPNYESKKKLPELKLNKEWVNKSLPAILVLSTLAILYIYIANLNVRMLNEAEKLKIENQELRSELIAIQTDLMTKSKQSEVANRVRESGLKEMRTPPYQLKKAKK from the coding sequence ATGTCACAAGACAAGCATGAAAATATGGCTGCCGAGAATACTCCCAACTATGAATCAAAGAAAAAGTTGCCGGAGTTAAAACTCAATAAAGAGTGGGTAAATAAATCACTCCCTGCCATTCTGGTGCTTTCCACATTAGCAATCTTATATATATACATCGCAAACCTCAATGTCCGCATGCTCAACGAAGCTGAAAAACTAAAAATAGAAAATCAAGAGTTACGCTCCGAGCTTATTGCCATCCAAACTGATTTGATGACAAAAAGCAAACAAAGCGAAGTAGCAAACAGAGTCAGAGAAAGTGGATTAAAAGAAATGCGCACCCCGCCCTACCAACTAAAAAAAGCAAAAAAATAA
- a CDS encoding transpeptidase family protein yields the protein MSLRKSILLRTRIVVFAILIFAGIIIAQAFDLTVLERKEYVKLSQEQSIRLREVKAIRGNILSNDGRLLATSLPKYDIRFDTRAPKITAELFSKSVDSLALLLSIHLPDKNYQLWRSYLVNGRKNKERYLLIQRNISYELAKDMNDWPIFRLGKYGGGLIKEEHNVREMPFGKLARRTIGFTSREGNSVGLELSFDSLLRGKSGKRYEQRVSARVWRPMENNEFEPENGYDIVTTIDINIQDVAEDALRRALDSANAMSGCAILMEVETGAVRAIANFNRMKDGSYFESMNLAIGDASDPGSTFKLASVLALLEEGVIDLDDSVDINYGKKQFYDRTMEDAHSSPNKKITLREAFEYSSNVGIAGLVEQYFKSNPQKFIDYLSRLNLDRPLGIELKGEGNIRIKSPKDKDWYLTTLPWTAIGYESRVTALQILNIYNTIANNGKMVKPYFVSEIRKTDKVLWKHETEVLNEKVCSQSTVEKLRELLISVVESGTAKNLRNLQYKVAGKTGTAQIYRLGGFDKNSHKASFVGYFPADKPKYSCIVIINEPRKGGYYGNIMAGPVFREIADKVYATLLDIHPEIQPNEDVILPVIKDGYRDDIKFVLNTLQISSNTAEGNTGSEWVRAFRQEKYITLKPKEFVKNKMPDVTGMGLKDALYLLESMGLTVSVQGYGWIKYQSLPANTPIVPGNKVLIELKP from the coding sequence ATGAGTTTGCGTAAATCCATACTGCTCCGAACCCGAATTGTGGTATTTGCCATATTGATTTTTGCCGGAATTATCATCGCTCAGGCATTTGACCTAACGGTTCTGGAACGCAAAGAGTATGTGAAACTCAGTCAAGAACAAAGTATCAGACTTCGCGAAGTTAAAGCCATCAGAGGCAACATTTTGAGTAATGACGGAAGACTTCTTGCAACCTCTTTACCAAAATATGACATTCGCTTTGATACACGAGCACCTAAAATTACTGCCGAATTATTCAGCAAATCCGTTGACTCTCTCGCTCTATTACTTTCAATTCATTTGCCCGACAAAAATTATCAACTTTGGAGAAGCTATCTTGTTAATGGTCGCAAGAATAAAGAGCGCTATTTGCTAATCCAGCGCAATATTTCGTATGAATTAGCCAAAGACATGAATGATTGGCCGATTTTCAGGTTAGGAAAATATGGTGGCGGACTCATCAAAGAAGAACACAATGTACGTGAGATGCCATTTGGTAAACTTGCGCGCAGAACCATCGGTTTTACCTCACGTGAGGGCAACTCGGTTGGACTGGAATTATCATTCGATTCATTGCTGAGAGGCAAAAGCGGAAAGCGCTACGAACAAAGAGTCTCGGCTCGTGTGTGGCGTCCTATGGAAAACAATGAATTTGAGCCTGAAAATGGTTATGATATTGTAACCACTATTGATATCAATATCCAAGATGTGGCAGAAGATGCCCTAAGACGCGCATTAGACAGCGCCAATGCTATGAGCGGTTGTGCTATTTTAATGGAAGTGGAAACCGGTGCCGTCAGAGCAATTGCCAATTTTAATCGCATGAAAGACGGAAGCTACTTTGAGAGTATGAATCTGGCTATTGGCGATGCTTCCGACCCCGGTTCAACATTCAAACTTGCGAGTGTTCTTGCATTATTGGAAGAAGGTGTAATTGACCTTGACGACAGTGTGGACATCAATTACGGAAAAAAACAATTCTATGACAGAACTATGGAAGATGCCCATAGTTCTCCCAACAAGAAAATCACGCTCAGGGAGGCATTTGAATACTCATCCAATGTCGGTATTGCAGGGCTTGTGGAGCAATATTTCAAAAGCAATCCACAAAAATTTATTGACTATTTGTCAAGGCTAAATCTGGATCGTCCCTTGGGGATAGAGCTCAAAGGCGAAGGTAATATTCGCATCAAATCACCCAAAGACAAGGACTGGTATTTGACCACACTTCCATGGACAGCCATCGGATATGAGTCCCGTGTTACAGCTCTGCAAATACTCAATATTTACAACACAATAGCCAACAATGGCAAGATGGTAAAGCCCTATTTTGTTTCTGAAATCAGAAAAACAGATAAAGTACTGTGGAAACATGAAACAGAAGTATTAAACGAAAAAGTGTGTTCCCAAAGCACCGTAGAAAAACTCAGAGAACTTCTTATTAGCGTAGTAGAAAGTGGCACAGCAAAAAATCTAAGAAATCTTCAATATAAAGTTGCGGGCAAAACCGGAACTGCACAAATATATAGACTTGGCGGATTCGATAAAAACTCCCATAAAGCCTCATTTGTGGGTTACTTCCCTGCCGACAAGCCCAAATATTCATGTATAGTGATAATAAATGAACCGCGCAAAGGAGGTTACTATGGCAATATTATGGCAGGACCGGTTTTCAGAGAAATTGCCGACAAAGTATATGCTACATTGCTTGATATTCACCCTGAAATTCAGCCCAACGAAGATGTAATCCTACCTGTTATTAAAGACGGATACAGAGATGATATCAAATTTGTACTTAACACGCTTCAAATCAGTTCCAATACCGCAGAGGGAAACACAGGAAGTGAATGGGTGAGAGCATTCAGACAAGAGAAATATATCACCCTCAAACCCAAAGAATTCGTCAAAAACAAAATGCCTGATGTAACAGGAATGGGGCTAAAAGATGCATTATACCTCTTGGAATCAATGGGTCTGACCGTCTCTGTTCAAGGTTATGGATGGATAAAATATCAAAGTCTCCCAGCAAACACACCCATAGTACCCGGCAATAAAGTATTGATTGAACTCAAACCATGA
- a CDS encoding UDP-N-acetylmuramoyl-L-alanyl-D-glutamate--2,6-diaminopimelate ligase yields MKKVKEILTGLKAYTLHGNENAEISFLTQNTDEVKKGCLFFAVKGTKIDGHNFIADVIQKGAAAIVCETLPPKINKDICFIACENSRQAIGYIASAYYDNPSEKLTLVGVTGTNGKSSIVTMLYQFFSDRGSKCGLISTINYTIGTQTYESTHTTPDPIRLNQLFAEMVEQECEYAFMEVSSIAIHQGRINGLHFDGAIFTNITHDHLDYHGTFAEYLRCKKLWFDNLPDDAFALVNLDDKNGKTMLQNCKAGRFYYALDRIADFKIKVLETDFDGMLLKIEDEEVWVSLVGEFNASNLTAVYGAAFLLGIPQHDILTGLSALRGAKGRFERVQSVNKITGIIDYAHTPDALKNVLGTINKIRTGNEKLITVFGCGGNRDKAKRPVMGEIAARMSGRVILTSDNPRDEDPQTIMDEVAAGVAPTDFKKLLKITERSEAIRAAVAIAAPGDVILVAGKGHETYQEIKGVKTHFDDHEILENAFKSLIN; encoded by the coding sequence ATGAAGAAAGTAAAAGAAATATTAACCGGACTCAAAGCTTATACGTTGCACGGAAACGAAAATGCAGAAATTTCATTCCTTACCCAAAACACGGATGAAGTAAAAAAAGGCTGCCTGTTCTTTGCTGTCAAAGGTACTAAGATAGATGGACACAATTTTATTGCTGACGTAATCCAAAAAGGTGCAGCAGCCATAGTATGTGAAACACTGCCGCCTAAAATCAATAAAGATATTTGTTTTATCGCATGTGAAAATTCACGCCAAGCCATAGGCTACATAGCTTCTGCGTATTATGACAACCCGAGCGAAAAACTAACCCTTGTGGGTGTAACCGGCACAAACGGAAAATCATCTATCGTCACCATGCTCTACCAGTTTTTCAGTGATAGAGGCAGCAAATGCGGATTGATTTCGACTATCAACTACACTATCGGAACACAGACCTACGAAAGCACACATACCACTCCCGACCCTATAAGGCTCAATCAGCTTTTTGCTGAAATGGTTGAACAAGAATGTGAATATGCTTTTATGGAAGTGAGTTCAATTGCCATACATCAGGGCAGAATCAACGGATTGCACTTTGATGGCGCTATTTTCACTAATATCACTCATGACCATTTGGACTATCATGGAACCTTTGCAGAATATCTAAGATGCAAAAAACTCTGGTTTGACAATCTGCCTGATGATGCATTTGCGCTTGTAAACTTAGACGATAAAAACGGCAAAACCATGTTACAAAACTGCAAAGCAGGCAGATTTTATTACGCCCTTGATCGCATTGCAGATTTTAAAATAAAGGTTTTGGAAACTGATTTTGACGGAATGTTGCTCAAAATCGAAGATGAAGAAGTATGGGTAAGTCTTGTAGGAGAATTCAATGCAAGCAATCTTACAGCAGTTTATGGAGCCGCCTTTTTGTTGGGCATTCCACAACATGACATACTCACCGGGTTGAGTGCACTCAGGGGTGCAAAAGGCAGATTTGAGCGAGTGCAGAGCGTTAATAAAATCACAGGGATTATTGATTATGCACACACTCCCGATGCACTCAAAAATGTATTGGGAACCATTAACAAAATCAGAACTGGCAATGAGAAGCTAATTACCGTTTTCGGTTGCGGAGGTAATAGAGACAAAGCCAAGCGCCCTGTGATGGGCGAAATTGCAGCACGAATGTCCGGTCGGGTCATACTCACATCAGACAATCCCAGAGATGAAGACCCTCAAACTATTATGGACGAAGTGGCTGCGGGAGTAGCGCCAACGGACTTCAAGAAACTACTCAAAATAACAGAACGGAGCGAAGCCATCAGGGCAGCTGTTGCCATTGCCGCACCGGGTGATGTAATCCTAGTAGCAGGCAAAGGACATGAAACGTATCAAGAAATTAAGGGGGTTAAAACACATTTTGACGACCATGAGATATTAGAAAACGCATTTAAATCACTAATCAACTGA
- the mraY gene encoding phospho-N-acetylmuramoyl-pentapeptide-transferase produces MLYYLFEYLDKLDFPGAGVWKYITFRTSMAVILSLLISLVFGKTLIKALQRLQVAETIRDLGLEGENQKKGTPTMGGLIIIGAILIPTLLFAKLHNVYIILMLITTIWLGLIGFLDDYIKVFKKDKGGLAGKSKIIGQIGIGIIVGTTLFFNSSVITRKHITPEQAVILNMDTTKMEKTLYNGDLFYFVNEKSVKTNIPFLKNHEFDYASLVKFMGDDYQQYGWIAFILMTIFVITAVSNGANITDGIDGLAAGTSAIIGLTLGVLAYISGSILFANYLNIMYIPHLGELLVFAGAFVGACIGFLWYNSFPAQVFMGDTGSLTLGGIIAVFAIVIRKELLIPVLCGIFLVENLSVIIQVAYFKYTKKKYGEGRRVFLMSPIHHHYQKKGFHEAKIVTRFWIIGILLAVISIITLKLR; encoded by the coding sequence ATGCTATACTATCTTTTTGAATACTTAGACAAATTAGATTTTCCCGGAGCCGGGGTTTGGAAGTACATCACTTTCAGAACTTCAATGGCGGTCATTTTGTCCTTACTTATTTCACTTGTATTTGGCAAGACACTCATCAAAGCGCTACAAAGATTACAAGTAGCAGAAACCATACGCGACTTAGGACTTGAGGGCGAGAACCAAAAGAAAGGCACACCAACCATGGGTGGACTAATCATTATTGGTGCGATTCTCATCCCTACACTACTTTTTGCCAAGCTTCATAATGTCTATATTATCCTCATGCTTATCACCACAATCTGGCTGGGATTGATTGGTTTTTTGGATGATTATATTAAAGTTTTCAAGAAAGACAAAGGTGGTTTGGCAGGCAAATCCAAGATTATCGGACAGATAGGAATTGGAATCATCGTAGGTACAACATTATTCTTTAATTCAAGTGTTATCACCCGCAAACACATAACCCCTGAACAAGCTGTAATCCTGAACATGGATACAACAAAGATGGAAAAGACCTTGTACAATGGAGACTTGTTCTATTTTGTAAATGAAAAGTCAGTTAAAACCAATATCCCATTTCTCAAAAACCACGAATTTGATTATGCATCACTTGTAAAATTCATGGGAGATGACTACCAGCAATACGGCTGGATTGCGTTTATCCTGATGACAATATTTGTGATAACAGCGGTTTCAAACGGAGCAAACATCACAGACGGAATTGACGGGCTGGCAGCAGGGACATCTGCCATCATTGGGTTAACACTTGGGGTATTAGCCTATATATCGGGCAGTATTTTGTTTGCAAACTACCTGAACATTATGTATATCCCCCATTTGGGTGAGTTGCTTGTGTTCGCAGGTGCATTTGTGGGTGCGTGTATAGGTTTTCTTTGGTATAACTCATTTCCCGCCCAAGTATTTATGGGCGATACCGGCAGTTTGACATTGGGTGGAATCATTGCAGTATTTGCCATTGTGATTCGCAAAGAATTACTCATCCCTGTGTTGTGCGGAATTTTTCTGGTTGAAAACCTGAGCGTAATTATTCAAGTGGCATATTTCAAATATACTAAGAAGAAATATGGAGAAGGAAGAAGGGTTTTTCTGATGTCTCCCATTCATCACCACTATCAGAAAAAAGGTTTTCATGAAGCCAAAATCGTAACCAGGTTTTGGATTATAGGGATTCTTCTTGCAGTAATTTCCATTATCACACTTAAACTTAGATGA